In Antechinus flavipes isolate AdamAnt ecotype Samford, QLD, Australia chromosome 3, AdamAnt_v2, whole genome shotgun sequence, a genomic segment contains:
- the MRPL17 gene encoding 39S ribosomal protein L17, mitochondrial isoform X2 encodes MRLSVVAAISHGRVYRRLGLGPESRIHLLRNLLTGLVRHERIEAPWARVDEMRGYAERLIDYGKLGDTNEKAMRMADFWLTVIHIASFGNFFWIPCMLAILPIFVSTNFQTCFLFPLFKVIKMSNKKDMMPKLFSILLKRT; translated from the exons ATGCGGCTCTCTGTTGTTGCTGCCATTTCGCACGGGCGGGTGTATCGCCGCCTGGGCTTGGGCCCTGAATCCCGTATCCACCTGCTGCGCAACCTGCTGACGGGACTTGTGCGCCATGAGCGTATCGAGGCTCCCTGGGCGCGCGTTGACGAGATGCGCGGCTACGCTGAGAGG CTCATTGACTATGGGAAGCTGGGAGACACCAACGAGAAGGCGATGCGGATGGCGGACTTCTGGCTTACG gttatccACATAGCATcttttggaaactttttttggATTCCCTGCATGTTAGCTATTCTTCCCATCTTTGTTTCCACAAATTTTCAAACATGCTTTTTGTTTCCCTTATTCAAGGTTATTAAAATGTCGAACAAGAAAGACATGATGCCAAAACTTTTCAGCATTTTACT